Proteins from a single region of Novosphingobium sp. 9U:
- the acpS gene encoding holo-ACP synthase encodes MIIGLGSDLCNIERIQASLDRFGDRFLNRVFTEVERKKAARRPHTIAGTLAKRFAAKEAFSKAVGTGFKAGVFMKDIGVVNAPSGAPTLALTGGAAARLATLVPEGYEAVVHLTLTDDHPWAQAFVIIEARRA; translated from the coding sequence ATGATCATCGGCCTCGGCTCTGACCTGTGCAACATCGAGCGCATCCAGGCGTCGCTCGACCGCTTCGGCGATCGCTTCCTCAACCGCGTCTTCACCGAGGTCGAGCGCAAGAAGGCAGCGCGTCGGCCGCACACGATCGCCGGCACCCTCGCCAAGCGCTTCGCGGCCAAGGAGGCGTTCTCCAAGGCGGTGGGCACCGGCTTCAAGGCGGGGGTGTTCATGAAGGACATCGGCGTCGTCAACGCGCCCTCGGGCGCGCCGACCCTGGCGCTCACCGGCGGGGCCGCCGCCCGGCTCGCCACGCTCGTGCCGGAAGGATACGAGGCTGTGGTTCATCTTACCCTCACCGACGATCATCCATGGGCACAGGCCTTTGTCATCATTGAAGCGCGCCGCGCATAG